The genomic interval GAAGCCGCAGCCTACTGCCGCGCGCTCGACGGGGAACTGCCGGACACCGTCGGCGGTCTGGAGCGGAGCGACCCCGAACCGGCATCGGAGCTGACCGCCGGGTGGGGGGACGGGGCGATCGTACTGCGCTGCGGTGTGGAGCGCCCCGCGAAGATGGACGACGACCAGTCGAAGGGCATCACCGCGAGCGGCGTCAACTGGATGCTGGAGCAGCGGGAGAACGACGGGCCCCGGCTGACGACGACCCTGCGCAAGACGTACGTCGAGGTGTCGCTCTCGGAGGCGTACGCACATGACACGACGCCGCTCGCGGCGTTCGCCCCGGCGGTGAAGAAGACGATCCCGAACCGGTTCTAGGGTGTGCGCCCGCGCGGAGCGCGGTGAGCGCACACCCTTCGCCGTGTCCCGGTGCGGTCAGCGCAGTCCGGTCGGCCGGTTCAGCGCGGCCTGGATGAGGCGGTCCACCAGCTGCTGGTAGCTGACGCCGCTCTCCTGCCACATGCGCGGGTAC from Streptomyces drozdowiczii carries:
- a CDS encoding DUF3515 domain-containing protein yields the protein MTSFGRRLLRPVFLGPSAALVLLAGCSGGDATASVTVPSPSPEAAAYCRALDGELPDTVGGLERSDPEPASELTAGWGDGAIVLRCGVERPAKMDDDQSKGITASGVNWMLEQRENDGPRLTTTLRKTYVEVSLSEAYAHDTTPLAAFAPAVKKTIPNRF